In Sphingobacterium sp. R2, the genomic stretch TCCAATGTATCATCAATACTTGTTTTACTTCTTAGGTAAACAACAAGGTTGCTGACCAATGCGCCCACCAGACCAATAATCATTGCGTGTGGGATGCTAACAAAACCAGCGGCGGGAGTAATCGCTACCAGCCCAACCACAGCACCGATACATGCTCCCATTGCAGAAGGTTTCTTTCCACGGATAATATCAACAAATATCCATGCCATAGCAGCCATAGCTGAGGCAGTAGTCGTTGTTGCAAAAGCATAAGCCGCTAAGGAATTTGCACCTCCTGCAGAACCTGCGTTGAATCCAAACCAACCAAACCATAATAAAGCAGTACCCAAAATCACATAGCTGATACGTGCAGGATTATGGACTTGTATTTTGCGGCCTTTTAAGTAGATCGCGGCCGCTAATGCTGCCCAGCCCGCCGACATATGCACAACAGTACCACCAGCGAAATCAAGAACACCAAACTTGGCTAAAATTCCCTCAGGATGCCAAGTTGCATGAGCCAATGGCATATAGATAAAAATGCTAAATAGAATGATAAATAGCATAAATGAATTGAAGCGAATACGTTCTGCAAAAGCACCTGTAATCAGCGCTGGCGTGATAATCGCAAATTTTAGCTGAAACATAGCGAATAAAACCAAAGGTATGGTTGGCAGTGCTCCCCATGCAACATTTCCCAATGTACCTTTCATCATAAAAAATGTACGTGGATCGCCCACGATTCCGCCGATATCGTCTCCGAAAGCTAAACTAAAACCAACGATTACCCAAAGAATTGTCATCAAGCACATGCAGATGAAACTTTGCATCATGGTTGATATCACATTTTTTTTGCTAACCATACCACCATAAAAAAATGCAAGTCCCGGCGTCATAATCAATACCAATGCAGAAGAAGTTAACAACCAGGCGGTGTCTCCTGTATCAAACTCTGCCTTATTCAGATCAGACAAGTCAATTGAAGGAAATACAAGTCCTAATACTCCTAAAAGAACTAGAACAATAAGTGGAATAATTTTTTTCATGTGTTTAAACTGATTAGTGTTTATTAATACTTTAATAAAATTGTTGAAAAAATACAAAAACAAAACAAAAACCTATTATCATTTATATTTTTATCAAATATAAAGTCTTTTTATTAAAAAAATACAATCATTATTTATTTTTTTTGATTTTTTTTACATAATTTCACAATAACAAAAACAAAAACCAATATTAATCTATAAAAATCGACTTAAAATCATGGTAAAAAGGAAAATTACAAAATAAAAACAGCAGAAATACCAAACAAATCAAACTTAAACCTCCAAAAAAATGAAAAAACTTCTTACAACAGCAATTTTATCTGTGTTTCTTATAAATACAGCCTTATCACAAGAAGAAAACAAAGAAAAGGGAATCGAAATATCCGGTTCTGTAGACACCTATTGGAAATATGACTTCCAAAACAAACCAAATATTAACACCTATTTCACAGAAGACAACAATTCCGTTTCCATCGGGATGGTAGATTTAGCTGTTAAAAAGAAATTTAAAAAGGCTTCATTTGTAGGCGAGTTATCTTTTGGACCTCGCGGTCAATATCGCTCTATCATGAATGGAGATGGTCAAGCTGGTGATGATAAAAATAGCTTTCACATACAAAATCTCTATGTAGGCTACGACCTCACTGAAAAACTAAATCTTACTGCAGGTTTTATGGGAACATTTGTAGGCTTTGAAGTGATATCACCCACCTACAATTTTCATTATTCAACATCTTATCTTTTTGGTGCAGGACCTTTTCAAGATGCGGGACTGAAAGCAACGTACAGTTTCTCAGATAAGGTAGCGTTAATGGTCGGAATATTTAATGACTGGAACGTGTACCAAGATATGAACGGTGTGTCGCACCTAGGCTCCCAGCTAGCTTATACACCCAATGATAAAAGTAGCTTTTATCTTAATTTTCTCACAGGATCCTCAGCAGGTGGAAAAACAAATTATAGTTCAGGAACATTGATTGACCTCGTAGCTAACTATGATTTCTCACCCAAATTTTTCCTTGGTTTAAATGCAACCAATTATAAAAAGAGAGATGGTGGAGGATATACGGGCGTCGCTCTCTATCCAAGAGTTCACTTTTCGGAAAATTTTGGATTAGGATTGCGTGAAGAGTTTTTCCAAACACATAAGGAAGAGGAAAATGGGATCCCAAGTACCAATATTCTCGCTACAACATTAACAGCAGAATACAGTTATCACGGCTTCAAATTTATACCGGAGATTAGAATTGATAAAGGAAATACAGAAAGATTCATCAAAAATGATTTAAGTCCAACTAAATCTGCCGGACAATTTTTGTTAGCCTGTGTCTACAGTTTCTAGAAAGAATATTCAGCAAAAACTAAAGGAGCGGAATTCAGGTAGAACTCCGCTCTTTTATTTTAGCCAGGCAGCTATACAGAAATATCAATATTTAAAGATTAAATCATTTGTTTAAATTTACAATTTTCCAGAGAGCCAACGGGGAATAACAAACTCTGTCGCCAGGTGCGCTAGCTTAAAACTTGGCCAATTGTCCGGCTTGATCCAAACTACCTCTACGAGCTCCTCATAAGCTTTAAAAGACTGAGCCACCCTCAATCTAATTAAATAAATATTACCCGCTACCAGCGTATTTGCCTCATTGACGGCATGTGCTGTATGGCTACCTAAAAATTCTAAATCCTTTTTCGGTACATCAAACCTTAGCTCTTCGCGAAGCTCACGTATCAACGTCTCCTCCTGACTCTCTCCCGGTGCTGCTTTGCCTCCTGGTAACTGGAAATAAGCGGAGTCTTTTTTCCGAACCATCAACAAATTGCCATCAGGACTGAGGATCGCCGCCGAACAAATAACAATTGTATCCATATCGTGTAATTCAAATGGCAAAGCTAGCGTTTTTATTGCTGATGCAAAACATTTACCGCTTTGACCTGACTTTCATTAAGTCAGCAACTGAATAGATTCAGGTCAGTTAAGCACCCAAAAAAGACAATAGTCATTCGTTCCCATCACGTGATTTAAAACACCTGTGATTGGCAGTATTCCCTTAAAGTGTTCTTAATCACGCACAATAAAATTGCAAATCATCGACAATTTAGGTAAGTTTAAACCATAAAGCAATAATTTATAAATCCATATATGAGTCAAAGATTAGCATGTCTAGTACTAAGTCTAATTTTCCTGTTGACTGGATGCCAACAGGGTAAAAAAGATAGCGCAAAGCCGAAGCCACCCAATAGTCAACAAAAAAAAGAGGTGCCTGAAAAGTTAAATGAAAAACCAAAGCTAATCACAGTCGAAGATATAATTATCAAAAAAGAGCTACAGTATAAAAAATATACCCTGCAAGATACCTATCCTTATAAGGATACTACACGAACTTTCCAATGGCACAAAATTAAAGAACGCTTAGCATTTGTTACCAATTTTCAACAAACTCCTTCCCTATACGCTGTACTTCAAAACTATCAGAATGAGAAAGGTGAAGCGCCAACAATTCAGGGCTACAAACGGGACTCTTATAAACGGGTTTCTGACAGCTTTAATGTGGAGCGTTATCAGGCCGCACCACTCTACGATCTAAAAAGCAATCAAGCGGTGCGTTATGGCCGCGATGGGTGGCTGGTCCGTGTGCAGGGACCGGACAGCCTAGACAGGGTTTCGGTCGAAGGTATTTCGTTTGAAGGGAAATACAACGTGCCAAAGCGCTATCTTCAAATTATTCGCGATACGATTGAATTTAAATTTGTTACAATTGTAGATATTAAAAACCAAAATATCTGTACATTGGAAAAAGCTGGAAATGAATGGCTCGTCAGAAGCATGAATCCAGCAACCAGCGGGCGACATAAGCCTCCGCATGCCCAGGAAACGCCCACTGGTCTTTTTGTGGTGCAAGAACATAAATCGAAGATGTTTTATTACAAAGATGGAACCAAAATTTATGGTGGATTTGCGCCTTATGCCACCCGGTTTACTGCAGGTGCATATATACACGGTATTCCTGTTAACAACCCAAATGGCAATATCATCGAATATAGCGAAACGCTTGGAACTATTCCCAAATCACACATGTGCGTCAGAAATGCGTCATCTCATGCTCAATTTGTCTATAAACGGTCAAAAGACTTTTCGTCACTCGTTATAGTTATTGATTAACAATATTTAACATTCTGTAAATCAAATATGTATTAATTTTAATTGTTACTTTTGTGAACATCTATAGAGAAAAGGAGTAAAATGGGAAATACGTTTATCTTTCTTTTGATGGCGCTTAATACAGCACTTTCATCACAAGAAGAATTAAAAACAACACAGCAACAAGCCAGCGAGCATCGTATAAATGTGGAGCGTCAACGGACAGAAGTTGATTCCTTATATGATGAAATGAACCTAGCTCAAGTATTACAATACGAAGCTTTTCGTCAAGCAATGGAAGGTAGAAAAGCCCTTCCTATCCACAACAAAGATATCATGACGGTCATCGATTTCTCGCTGGCATCCACTGAAAAGAGGCTTGTAGTATTAGATCTTGCGCAGAAAAAGGTACTGTTTAATACGTTAGTTTCGCATGGCAAAAATAGCGGCGAGAATTATGCGGTAAATTTTTCAAATCAACAGGAATCGCTCAAAAGTTCGTTAGGATTCTTCACGACTGAAAATACATACAATGGTGAGAATGGCTATTCATTGGTACTGAATGGTCTTGAGAAAGGGATAAATGATAATGCCAAAGCGAGATATGTCGTGATGCATGGTGCAGATTATTGTAGCAATGGAACAATAGCGAGTTTAGGTAGACTCGGAAAAAGTTACGGCTGCCCTGCCGTTCCGAGAGAATTTGCAGCCCCTATCATTAATACCATCAAAGATGGCACATTATTGTTTATTTACGCAGATAACGCTGAATATTTAAGCAAAACTCACTTGATCCATCAACCGAATATTCTGATGGCCCAGTTTCAAAAAAGACAGTCTACGTTTAACAATGAAGGCTAATAAAAAAAACCTGATGGTGATTCATCAGGTTTTTTTTATTCAAAGCAGCTATACCAGCTGACAAATCTTTTAAGACTTGTGCCTTTTCCTAAATTTCAACATCCAATTGTAAATTGCATCGTCGTGAAATAATCGCTCTACACTTCCATGTGTACCTCCTTTTATCACATTCAAACTCACATTAGCATCTGGATCTTCTTTTTTTATCGCCCGCATAATTTTTTTAGATTCTGAAATTGGCACCGCCCGATCGGCCGTTCCATGATGCAACCAAATGGGCACCTGGGTCAGGTTGGACGCATACTGACTCGATCCACCACCACATATGGCCACAGCTGCCGCTACCCTTTCCGGATATTTACCAGCCACATCCATAGTGCCGTAGCCCCCCATACTCATACCACATACATAAATACGGTCCGGGTCAGCATTGTAATGTCCGATGACATAATCCACAATTTCCATTACTTTATCTGCATCCCAGCCACCCTTTGACTGTGGAGCAACAATAATACCTGGAACTTCCTGCCCCTTATTGATAGCATAAAGGATACCATAGCGCTTTACACGATCCAAATTTGTACCTGAAAGACTCCGCCCATGCAAAAAAACGAAAAGAGGTTGCTTCTCCATATTGGAAGAATCTGGTCCAGAATTTTTCAATAAAAAGGGATAGGTCGTTTCTCCTCTAATCGCTTGTATTTCCTGCGCATTTACACGTATCACTAGCATACAGAAAAAACATAGATATAAATAAACTCTTCGCATACTTATGTATATAAAATTTAGCTTAATTTGGATCATTAAAAATACAATTAAATGATTTTTGACAACCGTATTTAACAAGATTTAACATTTTCGACAGTCTGTATGTGATTCAAAACATCGCTAATCAGCTGAATCTACAATAAGGAACGAGCGTTCATTTATACGATTCCATCCAATTATAATTGCATTTCAGATCAAATTTATCTTAGTTTGTAACTGTTGACGCAAATCGAAGTTCTCACATGAAAATATTACATACCGCCGATTGGCACCTTGGAAAACGACTGGAAAGTTTCTCTCGAATAGACGAACAGACCCTGGTTATGGATGAGATCGTTCAGATTGCCGATCAGGAAAATGTCGACCTAGTGATTATTGCCGGAGATCTCTTTGATGCTTTTAACCCGGGAGTGGAAGCAATTGAGCTATTCTATAAAACAATCAAACGTCTTAGTAAGGATGGCATGCGTCCTGTAATTGCTATTGCCGGGAATCATGATTCACCATATTTGATTGATGCACCCGATCCGTTGGCAAGGGCCTCCGGAATCATCTTAATCGGCCATCCGCACGCCGTCGTCACTCCTTTTGCTACGGAAGGCTTCGCTGTTGTACATGCAGATAAAGGCATTATCATCTTGAAACTACCTCAGTATGAGCATACGATTCGAATCCTTCATACCGCTTATGCCAATGAGATCCGCTTAAAACAATATTTAGGTGAAGATAAAGAAAGTAAGTTAAATGAGGTTTTATCTTCCGAATGGAAAAAAATTGCCGAGACCTATTGTGATGAAAAAGGCATTAATATCCTCATTGCCCATCTTTATATGAATAAGTTAGGTCGTCCACTTTTGGAAGAGCCGGATGGTGAAAAGCCGGTCAAAATAGGAAATGCAGACTTGATCTATTCACAAGCTATTCCGGAACAAGTCCAATATACGGCATTAGGACATCTACATGGTTATCAAAATATAGGCTCTCCAGAGAAACCAGTTATCTACGCATCATCTCCCCTATGTTATAGTTTTTCAGAGGCTGGAAAAACCAAATTTGTAGCGCTAGTAGATGTATCGCCCAATACACAGGCTGCAGTAACTCCGATTCCACTTACACAAGGCAAACCATTATTTAGAAAAACATTTGAGGATATTGAAAGTTGCATTTCCTGGCTAGAAGCAAATCCAGATGCCTTGATAGAATTGACATTGAAATCCGACACCTTTTTGAAAGCAGAAGACCGCAAGCGGATCTATCAGGCGCATTCAGGAATAATCTATTTGATTCCGGTGGTTAAACAGCGTGATGGCGAATCTATAGACACCAAAGAAATCAATCTTAAGCAAGACATATCTGCATTGTTTCAAGATTATTTTAAATCCAGAAATGCCAATCAAGCGCCCAATGACGATATCCTTGATCTATTTCGCGAAATTTTAAATTCTTAATTGCATGATTCCATTAAAGCTAATATTAGAGGGCATCTATTCCTATCAGGATCGCCAGACGATCGATTTTACTGCACTTCTCGAAGCTGGACTTTTTGGTATTTTCGGCACAGTGGGCTCTGGTAAATCGTCCATATTAGAAGCGATTACCTATGCGTTATATGGGGAAACAGAACGTTTGAATGCACGCGACAAACGTGGATATAATATGATGAATCTGAAGTCAAACAAGTCATATATAGAACTTGATTTTGTCAACTTTGAAGGACGCACATTTAGAGTTACGCGCGAATTTAAACGGAACTCCAAAAACTTCGATGACGTTAAATCGCCAACGGTCGTGCTCTATGAGAAATTAAATGATACATGGGTACCATTGGAAAGCAGTAATACACAGCGAATAATAGGACTAAGCTATGAGAACTTCAAAAGAACAATCATCATTCCACAAGGACAATTCAAGGAATTTATAGAACTTGGCGCCAGGGAGCGCACCGATATGATGAAAGAGATTTTTCAATTGCATCGGTTCGACCTACAGGATAAAGTTTCCGCACTATATAAGAAAAATCAATCGGAATTAGATCACTTGAATGGTCAATTATTTGGATTTGAGGAGATCACTTTAGACCTTGTAGCAGCCACCAACGAAAAGTTACAGGTTGAACTTCAATCTTTCGCTTCTATAGAATCTTCGCATAAAGTACAGCATGAAAAATTCATGCTGCTCCAAAAACTTAAAGCGGATTTTCTTGAATTGAACCGGATGAAATTACGTTACGAGGAATTACTTGAACAGAAAGGACAAAAGGAGAATTTAAGGCTACGATTAAGCCGGTTTGAGGAGGCCCAAGCCAAATTTTTACACATCCTCCAATCCAAAGAAAAATTAGATATTGATAAGGGATCAACGCAAAGAAAATTGGCGAACGAAGAAGCAAAAAAGGCAGAAATACAACAGCTTATACTGCAACATCAATCTCGCTTAAATGTATTAAAACCGAAATATGAACTGCTGCCGCGACGCCGTATGCAGGAATTGGATCTTGAATTGATACAGCAATTGATTACCTTTTCCAATGAAATTAAAGGCTTGCAAGATCGCGCTGAAAAAGGCCGCCATTTTGTCGTAGAAGCGAAAAAACAACAAGCGCATTATAAAGCAAAAATCCAGGAAACTGAAAGTGAGATTTCGAATTTAAAGCGTGCTAAACCTTCGCCGCATGAATTGATGGAATTGGGCCGATGGTATACTAAACAACAGGGTATACAACAACAAGAAAAAGAGCTTAATAAGCAATTGGTCGATTTAGAAAACAATGCCAGCGAAATCAGA encodes the following:
- a CDS encoding porin encodes the protein MKKLLTTAILSVFLINTALSQEENKEKGIEISGSVDTYWKYDFQNKPNINTYFTEDNNSVSIGMVDLAVKKKFKKASFVGELSFGPRGQYRSIMNGDGQAGDDKNSFHIQNLYVGYDLTEKLNLTAGFMGTFVGFEVISPTYNFHYSTSYLFGAGPFQDAGLKATYSFSDKVALMVGIFNDWNVYQDMNGVSHLGSQLAYTPNDKSSFYLNFLTGSSAGGKTNYSSGTLIDLVANYDFSPKFFLGLNATNYKKRDGGGYTGVALYPRVHFSENFGLGLREEFFQTHKEEENGIPSTNILATTLTAEYSYHGFKFIPEIRIDKGNTERFIKNDLSPTKSAGQFLLACVYSF
- a CDS encoding murein L,D-transpeptidase catalytic domain family protein → MGNTFIFLLMALNTALSSQEELKTTQQQASEHRINVERQRTEVDSLYDEMNLAQVLQYEAFRQAMEGRKALPIHNKDIMTVIDFSLASTEKRLVVLDLAQKKVLFNTLVSHGKNSGENYAVNFSNQQESLKSSLGFFTTENTYNGENGYSLVLNGLEKGINDNAKARYVVMHGADYCSNGTIASLGRLGKSYGCPAVPREFAAPIINTIKDGTLLFIYADNAEYLSKTHLIHQPNILMAQFQKRQSTFNNEG
- a CDS encoding L,D-transpeptidase encodes the protein MSQRLACLVLSLIFLLTGCQQGKKDSAKPKPPNSQQKKEVPEKLNEKPKLITVEDIIIKKELQYKKYTLQDTYPYKDTTRTFQWHKIKERLAFVTNFQQTPSLYAVLQNYQNEKGEAPTIQGYKRDSYKRVSDSFNVERYQAAPLYDLKSNQAVRYGRDGWLVRVQGPDSLDRVSVEGISFEGKYNVPKRYLQIIRDTIEFKFVTIVDIKNQNICTLEKAGNEWLVRSMNPATSGRHKPPHAQETPTGLFVVQEHKSKMFYYKDGTKIYGGFAPYATRFTAGAYIHGIPVNNPNGNIIEYSETLGTIPKSHMCVRNASSHAQFVYKRSKDFSSLVIVID
- a CDS encoding prolyl oligopeptidase family serine peptidase → MLVIRVNAQEIQAIRGETTYPFLLKNSGPDSSNMEKQPLFVFLHGRSLSGTNLDRVKRYGILYAINKGQEVPGIIVAPQSKGGWDADKVMEIVDYVIGHYNADPDRIYVCGMSMGGYGTMDVAGKYPERVAAAVAICGGGSSQYASNLTQVPIWLHHGTADRAVPISESKKIMRAIKKEDPDANVSLNVIKGGTHGSVERLFHDDAIYNWMLKFRKRHKS
- a CDS encoding ammonium transporter; translated protein: MKKIIPLIVLVLLGVLGLVFPSIDLSDLNKAEFDTGDTAWLLTSSALVLIMTPGLAFFYGGMVSKKNVISTMMQSFICMCLMTILWVIVGFSLAFGDDIGGIVGDPRTFFMMKGTLGNVAWGALPTIPLVLFAMFQLKFAIITPALITGAFAERIRFNSFMLFIILFSIFIYMPLAHATWHPEGILAKFGVLDFAGGTVVHMSAGWAALAAAIYLKGRKIQVHNPARISYVILGTALLWFGWFGFNAGSAGGANSLAAYAFATTTTASAMAAMAWIFVDIIRGKKPSAMGACIGAVVGLVAITPAAGFVSIPHAMIIGLVGALVSNLVVYLRSKTSIDDTLDVFPCHGVGGMVGMVLTGVFAHHNINPVVVDNGLFFGETKLFFVHMVALFAVSFFAFVGSLVLLKITDLIAPLRVEETDEELGLDVTQHAEAL
- a CDS encoding exonuclease SbcCD subunit D; this encodes MKILHTADWHLGKRLESFSRIDEQTLVMDEIVQIADQENVDLVIIAGDLFDAFNPGVEAIELFYKTIKRLSKDGMRPVIAIAGNHDSPYLIDAPDPLARASGIILIGHPHAVVTPFATEGFAVVHADKGIIILKLPQYEHTIRILHTAYANEIRLKQYLGEDKESKLNEVLSSEWKKIAETYCDEKGINILIAHLYMNKLGRPLLEEPDGEKPVKIGNADLIYSQAIPEQVQYTALGHLHGYQNIGSPEKPVIYASSPLCYSFSEAGKTKFVALVDVSPNTQAAVTPIPLTQGKPLFRKTFEDIESCISWLEANPDALIELTLKSDTFLKAEDRKRIYQAHSGIIYLIPVVKQRDGESIDTKEINLKQDISALFQDYFKSRNANQAPNDDILDLFREILNS
- a CDS encoding NUDIX domain-containing protein; this encodes MDTIVICSAAILSPDGNLLMVRKKDSAYFQLPGGKAAPGESQEETLIRELREELRFDVPKKDLEFLGSHTAHAVNEANTLVAGNIYLIRLRVAQSFKAYEELVEVVWIKPDNWPSFKLAHLATEFVIPRWLSGKL